The Saprospiraceae bacterium genome includes a window with the following:
- a CDS encoding Crp/Fnr family transcriptional regulator: MNQLDNIIEFKTSSELREKLFKLSTLKTLKKGEVMMSEESYIRSIPIVISGSLRVLRSDKDEKEIMLYYIKAGESCIMSFLGGLHNEKSKIKAVAEENTEILFLPIEKVRILIKEYPQWLDYIFRLYHKRFEELLEIVNAVAFKKVDERLVDLLKKKSEMTDSMALEVTHEQLANELATARVVISRLLKHLEDNGKVKLGRNKITLINI, encoded by the coding sequence ATGAACCAACTTGATAATATAATTGAATTTAAGACTTCTTCAGAACTGAGAGAAAAGTTATTTAAGCTGAGTACTTTAAAGACGTTAAAAAAGGGAGAAGTAATGATGAGCGAAGAATCTTACATTCGGTCAATTCCTATCGTAATTAGTGGAAGTCTTAGGGTTTTAAGGTCAGATAAAGATGAAAAAGAAATTATGCTTTATTATATCAAAGCTGGGGAAAGCTGCATTATGTCTTTTTTAGGTGGTCTGCACAATGAAAAAAGCAAAATCAAAGCCGTTGCTGAAGAAAATACAGAAATTTTATTTTTACCGATAGAGAAAGTACGCATCCTTATTAAGGAATATCCTCAATGGCTCGATTATATTTTTAGGCTATATCATAAAAGATTTGAAGAACTACTGGAAATTGTCAATGCTGTTGCTTTCAAAAAAGTAGATGAAAGGCTTGTAGATTTACTCAAGAAGAAATCTGAAATGACCGACAGCATGGCACTGGAAGTAACTCACGAACAACTTGCAAATGAGTTGGCCACGGCCAGAGTTGTCATCTCCAGGTTGTTGAAACATCTTGAAGATAACGGAAAAGTAAAATTAGGAAGAAATAAAATTACACTCATAAATATTTGA
- the glgP gene encoding alpha-glucan family phosphorylase, with amino-acid sequence MLSKTEIFGFEPAKAYSKPVAYFSMEFAIDQALKIYSGGLGFLAGSHMRSAYELKQNLVGIGMLWKNGYYDQMRTSQGTMKAEFIHKHYSFLTDTGIIFPVTVHNATVQVKAFLLKPTVFESAPIFLLSTDIEENDAISRTITNKLYDANEATRIAQSIVLGAGGAKLLDIIGLKTEIYHMNEGHALPLAFYLYEKYGNLEDVRKRLVFTTHTPETAGNEEREFDLLERMSFFGNTKGTEVRKMLDIKGSHLNYTLSALKMAKVANGVSQMHGVVSNEMWADNPGICEIKAITNSQNKKYWADPKLEEYAQSGDMKGLLHRKIEMKKELFKVVADQSGKLFDPNVLTLVWARRYAGYKRANLIALNSERFKTIISNKEMPIQIIWAGKPYPEDYGAIHTFNDLFWMTLDHPNCTILTGYELGLSALMKKGSDVWLNNPRLYREASGTSGMTAAMNGSVNFSIPDGWIPEFSIHGKNSFIIPPADRSLSESERDRAEAESLLDILEFEILPTYYKKQEKWAKLIDAGMKDVSPAFESGRMAREYYEKLFLI; translated from the coding sequence ATGCTCAGCAAAACAGAAATATTCGGATTTGAACCCGCAAAAGCATATTCAAAGCCTGTAGCTTATTTTTCTATGGAATTTGCTATAGATCAGGCTTTAAAGATTTATAGTGGGGGTCTTGGTTTTTTGGCTGGTTCACATATGCGCAGTGCGTATGAACTGAAGCAAAATCTGGTTGGAATCGGAATGCTTTGGAAAAACGGTTACTACGATCAGATGCGTACATCCCAAGGTACTATGAAAGCTGAATTTATTCATAAACATTATTCTTTTCTGACGGATACCGGCATTATTTTTCCGGTTACTGTTCACAATGCGACGGTACAGGTGAAAGCATTTCTTTTGAAACCAACTGTATTTGAATCTGCTCCTATCTTTTTATTGAGTACGGATATTGAAGAAAATGATGCCATTTCACGTACTATTACGAATAAGCTATATGATGCAAACGAAGCAACAAGGATTGCACAATCTATAGTTTTAGGAGCCGGTGGAGCAAAATTATTGGATATAATTGGTTTGAAAACTGAAATATACCATATGAATGAAGGTCATGCATTGCCGCTGGCATTTTATTTATATGAAAAATATGGTAATCTGGAAGATGTCAGAAAGCGTTTGGTTTTCACCACACATACGCCGGAGACAGCAGGAAATGAAGAGCGTGAGTTTGATTTATTGGAAAGGATGTCCTTTTTTGGTAACACAAAGGGAACGGAAGTTCGTAAAATGCTTGATATCAAAGGAAGTCATTTGAACTATACGCTTTCAGCTCTTAAGATGGCAAAGGTAGCAAATGGCGTTTCTCAGATGCACGGCGTGGTATCTAATGAAATGTGGGCTGACAATCCAGGGATTTGCGAAATTAAAGCGATTACAAATTCTCAGAATAAAAAATATTGGGCAGATCCAAAATTGGAAGAATATGCACAGTCCGGTGACATGAAAGGATTGCTGCATAGGAAGATTGAAATGAAAAAAGAACTTTTCAAAGTTGTCGCAGATCAATCCGGAAAGCTTTTTGATCCGAATGTATTGACTTTAGTTTGGGCACGACGATATGCCGGTTACAAAAGAGCTAATCTGATTGCGCTGAATAGTGAAAGGTTTAAAACTATAATCAGTAATAAAGAAATGCCAATTCAGATTATATGGGCAGGCAAACCATATCCGGAAGATTATGGTGCTATCCATACTTTTAATGATTTATTCTGGATGACATTAGATCATCCGAATTGTACAATATTAACAGGTTATGAACTGGGATTATCAGCCTTGATGAAAAAAGGTTCTGACGTTTGGTTAAACAATCCCAGATTGTACAGAGAAGCTTCCGGTACCAGCGGTATGACTGCGGCTATGAACGGCTCTGTTAATTTTTCAATTCCCGATGGATGGATACCGGAATTTTCAATACATGGAAAAAATAGTTTTATAATTCCTCCTGCTGACAGATCACTTTCCGAATCTGAAAGAGATCGGGCTGAAGCTGAAAGCTTACTGGATATTCTGGAATTTGAAATATTACCCACTTATTATAAAAAGCAGGAAAAATGGGCAAAGCTGATTGATGCTGGTATGAAAGATGTTTCTCCGGCATTTGAATCCGGGCGAATGGCCAGGGAATATTACGAAAAGTTATTTCTGATTTGA
- the guaB gene encoding IMP dehydrogenase — protein sequence MESKNNLHFGILEEALTFDDVLLIPSYSEVLPREVDISTQLTTDLRLQAPIVSSAMDTVTEYKLAIAMAREGGIGVIHKNMTIEAQANQVRNVKRSESGMIMDPVTLTEDAKVKEALYLMKINKIGGIPVVDKSNKLVGILTNRDLRFEVVAERDITEIMTKDRLITAPKGTTLHQAKEILQKYKIEKLPVVDENNVLIGLITYKDIMKLENFPNSSKDNHGRLLVGAAVGVSKDLFERVDALIGVGVDVICVDTAHGHSRGVLDAIKSIRKKYKYLQIIGGNVATMEGAAALAEAGVNAVKVGVGPGSICTTRIVAGVGVPQLYAIMNAARGLEGTGIPIVGDGGIRYTGDIAKALAAGASTIMAGSLFAGTEEAPGETILFEGRKFKVYRGMGSLGAMELGSKDRYFQDVEDDVKKLVPEGIEGRVPYKGSVSEVMVQYLGGLRAGMGYCGAMTVKDMQKAKMVKISGSGILESHPHNITITKESPNYSKKN from the coding sequence ATGGAATCAAAAAATAACCTTCATTTTGGCATACTAGAAGAGGCATTGACATTTGATGATGTATTGCTTATTCCTTCTTATTCAGAAGTTCTGCCCAGAGAAGTAGATATTTCTACTCAATTGACCACAGACCTTAGACTCCAGGCACCTATTGTTTCATCCGCTATGGACACTGTTACAGAATACAAGCTTGCAATTGCAATGGCACGTGAAGGCGGTATTGGGGTCATCCATAAAAATATGACGATAGAAGCACAGGCAAATCAGGTCAGAAATGTTAAGCGTTCAGAAAGTGGCATGATAATGGACCCTGTCACATTAACAGAAGACGCAAAAGTCAAAGAAGCTCTTTATCTGATGAAAATCAATAAGATCGGAGGCATTCCGGTTGTAGATAAATCCAATAAACTGGTGGGCATCCTTACAAACAGAGATTTGAGATTTGAGGTGGTTGCAGAACGAGATATTACGGAAATTATGACCAAAGATCGTTTGATAACAGCCCCAAAAGGGACTACACTTCATCAGGCTAAAGAAATTCTTCAAAAATACAAAATAGAGAAGCTTCCGGTAGTGGATGAAAATAATGTTTTGATAGGTCTTATTACCTATAAAGATATAATGAAACTCGAAAATTTTCCCAATTCTTCCAAAGATAATCATGGAAGATTATTAGTTGGAGCTGCTGTGGGTGTTTCAAAGGATCTTTTTGAGAGGGTTGACGCTTTGATAGGGGTAGGTGTAGATGTAATATGTGTGGATACAGCACATGGACATTCACGGGGTGTACTGGATGCCATTAAATCTATAAGAAAAAAATACAAATACCTCCAGATTATCGGAGGAAATGTTGCAACAATGGAAGGAGCAGCAGCATTAGCAGAAGCAGGCGTAAATGCCGTTAAAGTGGGAGTTGGGCCCGGTAGTATATGCACTACCAGGATAGTTGCCGGTGTGGGAGTACCTCAACTTTATGCCATTATGAATGCAGCCAGAGGACTGGAAGGGACAGGTATTCCGATTGTTGGGGATGGTGGTATAAGATATACAGGTGATATTGCCAAAGCATTAGCTGCGGGGGCAAGTACTATTATGGCAGGTTCTCTTTTTGCAGGTACGGAAGAAGCACCGGGAGAAACAATCTTATTTGAAGGAAGGAAATTTAAAGTGTATCGGGGAATGGGGTCATTGGGAGCCATGGAACTTGGGTCTAAAGATAGGTACTTTCAGGATGTGGAAGATGATGTAAAAAAATTAGTTCCGGAAGGTATCGAAGGTCGTGTACCATATAAAGGCAGTGTGTCAGAAGTGATGGTACAATATCTCGGTGGATTGAGAGCCGGTATGGGGTATTGTGGTGCAATGACCGTGAAAGATATGCAAAAGGCGAAAATGGTCAAAATTTCAGGTTCAGGAATTTTAGAGAGTCATCCTCATAATATTACCATCACCAAAGAATCACCTAATTATAGCAAAAAGAATTAA
- a CDS encoding methyltransferase, with translation MKVNTDGVLLGAWSEVNQKRKILDVGTGTGLIALMLAQRNTVAEIIGLDVDINSFELARQNFRNSPFSDRLSANHVSVQDFCKLTEDRFDLIVSNPPYFTNGIFASNENRAVARHTIQLPHIELLDSVLQLLETKGHFDIILPHKEGLRFVDFAQKFGLYLQNIVNVRSKPEKPVERFLLRFGRTKENLLEDNLIIHNESDPFNYSQQFRKLTEAFYLFM, from the coding sequence ATGAAGGTAAACACGGATGGTGTGTTGCTGGGTGCATGGAGTGAAGTGAATCAAAAAAGGAAAATTCTGGATGTAGGTACCGGAACCGGATTGATTGCTCTTATGCTGGCTCAACGCAATACGGTTGCTGAAATTATTGGTCTGGATGTCGATATAAACTCATTTGAGCTGGCAAGACAAAATTTCAGAAATTCACCATTCAGTGATCGGTTAAGTGCAAATCATGTTTCTGTACAGGATTTCTGTAAATTAACAGAAGATAGATTTGACCTGATTGTAAGTAATCCGCCATATTTTACCAATGGCATTTTTGCATCCAATGAAAATAGAGCAGTTGCGAGACATACAATCCAATTACCACATATTGAACTTCTGGATTCTGTTTTACAGTTATTAGAAACCAAAGGTCATTTTGATATTATTTTGCCACATAAAGAAGGACTAAGGTTTGTTGATTTTGCCCAAAAATTTGGTTTATATCTCCAGAATATTGTAAATGTCAGAAGTAAACCTGAAAAGCCTGTTGAAAGATTTTTGCTTAGATTTGGAAGAACCAAAGAAAATCTGTTGGAAGATAATTTAATTATTCACAATGAGTCAGATCCGTTCAACTATTCTCAACAGTTTAGAAAATTAACCGAAGCATTTTATTTGTTTATGTGA
- a CDS encoding solute carrier family 26 protein yields the protein MNFIPSLNWIRNYKKGWLTGDISAGLTVGVMLIPQGMAYSMLAGLPPIYGLYAVTIPLLIYAFLGTSRQLAVGPVAMVSLLIASGIGQLSDAGSEIYIIYAITLSLVVGLLQFGMGLFRLGFLVNFLSHPVIAGFTSAAAVIIGISQMKHILGVKTSGEKFLDILSQLYSQIENTHILSLVIGIVSIFLLTLVKKIHKLVPGPLIVVLLGILLVYFGNLDQENVKIVGEIPGGLPSFSLPSFEWSVLKMLFPIGMTIAFVGFMESIAVAKAIQAKHKDYQLDANKELIALGLANIGGALFKAFPVTGGFSRTAVNDQAGAKTGLASAISAFLIIFTLLFLTDYFYYLPNAVLAAIILVAVYGLIDFKEAKHLMHTDKTDFALFMFAAIGTLLLGIEEGILLGVVLSLVILIYRVSYPHYAELGKIGESKDFRNIKRFVEAKTSDETIIFRFDAQVYFANMNYFKDKINEIVSKRQNPKYLIWDAAPVSTIDSSALHMIQDLVQELKMSGITVLISGMIGPVRDSMQKGGIISLVGADHCFLSVSDAWEFATGSGINTKSDLAVRTGIVRN from the coding sequence ATGAATTTTATTCCTTCATTAAATTGGATTCGAAATTATAAAAAAGGCTGGCTAACAGGAGATATATCTGCAGGACTTACGGTAGGTGTAATGTTAATTCCACAAGGTATGGCGTATTCTATGTTAGCGGGATTACCGCCTATATATGGCTTGTATGCTGTCACGATACCTTTATTGATATATGCATTTTTAGGGACTTCAAGACAATTGGCTGTTGGCCCGGTGGCAATGGTCAGTTTGCTGATTGCAAGCGGTATTGGACAATTGTCTGATGCCGGAAGTGAGATTTATATTATTTATGCTATTACATTATCATTGGTTGTAGGCTTGTTACAATTCGGGATGGGGTTGTTTCGGTTGGGATTTTTAGTGAATTTTCTTTCTCATCCTGTGATAGCAGGATTTACATCAGCCGCAGCCGTAATTATAGGAATTAGTCAAATGAAACATATATTAGGAGTTAAGACTTCCGGTGAAAAGTTTTTGGATATTCTGTCTCAGCTGTATTCACAAATTGAAAATACACATATACTTTCATTAGTAATTGGGATAGTTTCTATTTTTTTATTGACATTAGTTAAAAAAATACATAAATTAGTTCCGGGTCCATTGATTGTAGTATTGCTAGGTATTTTATTAGTCTATTTTGGAAATCTTGACCAGGAGAATGTTAAGATTGTAGGAGAAATTCCGGGTGGTTTGCCATCCTTTTCGTTACCATCTTTTGAATGGTCTGTATTGAAGATGTTATTTCCAATTGGTATGACAATAGCATTTGTTGGTTTTATGGAGTCTATTGCAGTTGCCAAAGCGATTCAGGCAAAACATAAAGATTATCAACTCGATGCTAATAAAGAACTGATAGCCTTAGGTTTGGCAAATATCGGAGGAGCATTATTTAAAGCTTTTCCGGTGACCGGAGGATTTTCAAGAACTGCCGTGAATGACCAGGCTGGAGCGAAAACAGGACTAGCATCAGCGATCAGTGCCTTTTTGATTATTTTTACTTTATTATTTCTGACAGACTATTTTTATTACCTGCCTAATGCCGTTTTGGCAGCGATCATTTTGGTGGCTGTTTATGGTTTGATAGACTTTAAAGAAGCTAAACATCTCATGCATACGGATAAAACTGATTTTGCACTTTTTATGTTTGCTGCTATCGGCACTTTGCTATTAGGGATTGAGGAAGGTATTTTGCTGGGAGTAGTGTTGTCTTTGGTAATACTGATATACAGAGTTTCTTATCCACATTATGCTGAATTAGGTAAAATCGGAGAAAGCAAGGATTTCAGAAATATAAAAAGATTTGTGGAAGCTAAGACTTCAGATGAAACCATTATTTTCAGATTTGATGCTCAAGTCTATTTTGCAAATATGAATTATTTCAAAGATAAAATTAATGAAATTGTCTCTAAACGTCAGAATCCGAAATATTTAATCTGGGATGCTGCTCCCGTGAGTACTATAGATTCCAGCGCGCTTCACATGATTCAGGATCTTGTTCAGGAATTAAAAATGTCGGGTATAACAGTGTTGATTTCGGGTATGATCGGACCGGTCAGAGACAGTATGCAAAAAGGTGGAATTATTTCTTTGGTGGGGGCAGATCATTGTTTCCTATCTGTATCAGATGCCTGGGAATTTGCAACAGGGTCAGGTATAAACACAAAATCTGATTTAGCAGTGAGGACAGGTATCGTTCGGAATTAA
- a CDS encoding gliding motility-associated C-terminal domain-containing protein codes for MTGNFPVLRNIILIAVLSLVVGNMNALHIIGGDVTYTCRGIDTVANRVRFLITFTMYRDSRSGGANFDSPTEFGVYRGSGNSWTHVQTIRNIQVRNVQDIPLDSGNPCIIIPSNVGVQRGVYSFEVVLDIIDQSYQISYQRCCRNNSILNLNNPGDTGAAFTTEISPIAQQTCNNSPIFNGFPPVVICANQPINFNHSATDADGDQLVYEFCSPLTAGGTDGSMPGGNARLCTGVTPSPEDCRPPYQAVSFALPSYSFISPMGGNPVVAIDPLTGIIDGAPNILGQFVVGVCVKEYRNGELIGTLRRDFQFNVTTCEIAVTADIEATSKTATEYNVTSCGDFTIDFLNLSTDVRFIQNYYWEFDIDGKPEIRTTRNASITFPGVGQYSAIMILNKDIPGLSSCSDTARINVNVFPSIDADFVYEYDTCVAGPVQFLDRSVSGSGIVNGWSWDFLEGTSISKDPNYLFREPGEKRVQLIAEDINKCKDTINQIVTWYPVPPLLIIEPSTFIGCKPASILFNNLSMPIDESYILDWKFGDGGIGSDISPVHIYENIGTYTVSLEVISPIGCKTSKVFPDLITIVPSPIAGFSYSPEDVSIFNNTLTFNDESQDAVSWLWNFGNLGAAFIQNPQFTFRDTGVYEVQQVVLHRSGCTDTAYATIDVRPVVNVFLPNAFTPNNDGLNDEFRPVGVFDGIRSYKLAVWNRWGERIFETEDFREGWNGQLRNSGSNSPPGVYAWILEYINPRGEIKNEKGSVTLIR; via the coding sequence ATGACTGGAAATTTCCCTGTTTTAAGAAACATAATTTTAATCGCTGTACTGAGTTTAGTTGTAGGTAATATGAATGCACTTCATATAATTGGAGGTGATGTAACATATACATGCAGGGGAATTGATACTGTTGCCAACAGAGTAAGATTTTTAATTACCTTCACCATGTACAGGGATAGCAGAAGTGGCGGTGCCAACTTTGATAGTCCTACAGAGTTTGGGGTGTATCGCGGTTCAGGAAATAGTTGGACGCACGTTCAAACAATCAGAAATATTCAGGTACGTAACGTTCAGGATATTCCTTTGGATTCCGGCAATCCATGTATTATCATCCCTTCAAATGTCGGTGTTCAAAGAGGTGTTTATTCTTTTGAAGTTGTATTGGATATAATTGATCAATCATATCAGATTTCTTATCAAAGATGCTGCAGGAACAATTCTATACTCAATCTGAATAATCCCGGAGATACGGGTGCAGCTTTCACTACTGAAATCAGCCCAATTGCTCAACAGACTTGCAATAACAGCCCTATTTTTAATGGCTTTCCACCCGTTGTTATTTGTGCAAATCAACCCATCAATTTTAATCATTCGGCAACGGATGCAGATGGAGACCAACTTGTATATGAATTTTGTTCGCCGCTGACAGCAGGAGGAACAGATGGTTCTATGCCCGGAGGAAATGCCAGGTTGTGTACGGGTGTGACTCCTTCACCTGAAGATTGCCGACCTCCATATCAGGCCGTTAGTTTTGCACTTCCGTCTTACAGCTTTATAAGTCCAATGGGAGGAAACCCCGTAGTAGCAATTGACCCACTTACCGGGATTATTGATGGGGCGCCCAATATTCTAGGCCAATTTGTTGTAGGAGTTTGTGTAAAAGAATATAGAAACGGAGAGCTGATAGGAACATTAAGGAGAGATTTTCAATTTAATGTCACCACTTGTGAAATAGCTGTAACAGCAGATATTGAGGCAACTTCAAAAACGGCAACAGAATATAATGTCACTTCATGTGGTGATTTTACGATAGACTTTTTAAATCTGAGTACAGATGTCAGATTCATCCAAAACTATTACTGGGAGTTCGATATTGATGGAAAACCTGAAATCAGAACTACCAGAAACGCTTCAATAACCTTCCCTGGTGTTGGTCAGTATTCTGCAATTATGATCTTGAATAAAGATATTCCGGGATTAAGTAGTTGCTCAGATACAGCACGGATTAATGTAAATGTATTTCCATCTATAGATGCAGACTTTGTTTATGAATATGATACTTGTGTTGCAGGACCTGTTCAGTTTTTAGATAGATCCGTCAGTGGTTCCGGAATTGTAAATGGCTGGTCCTGGGATTTTTTGGAAGGCACTTCGATTTCTAAAGATCCTAATTATCTGTTCAGAGAGCCTGGAGAAAAACGGGTACAATTAATAGCAGAGGATATCAATAAATGTAAAGATACGATCAATCAGATTGTGACCTGGTATCCGGTACCTCCACTGCTGATTATAGAACCATCTACTTTTATAGGCTGTAAACCGGCATCTATTTTATTTAATAATCTTTCAATGCCAATCGATGAATCTTATATTCTGGATTGGAAATTTGGAGATGGTGGGATAGGGTCTGATATAAGTCCTGTTCATATTTACGAAAATATCGGTACCTATACCGTCAGTCTTGAAGTAATATCACCCATAGGTTGTAAGACTTCAAAAGTTTTTCCGGATCTTATTACTATCGTGCCCAGTCCGATCGCAGGTTTCAGTTATTCGCCAGAGGATGTGTCTATCTTTAATAATACACTCACATTCAATGATGAGTCTCAGGATGCAGTTTCCTGGCTTTGGAATTTTGGTAATCTCGGAGCCGCTTTTATACAGAATCCTCAGTTTACTTTCAGAGATACCGGCGTTTATGAAGTTCAGCAGGTTGTTTTACACCGATCTGGTTGTACCGATACTGCTTATGCCACAATCGATGTCAGACCTGTGGTAAATGTTTTTTTACCAAATGCATTTACGCCCAACAACGATGGTTTAAATGATGAATTCAGGCCTGTAGGTGTTTTTGATGGAATTCGCTCCTATAAACTCGCAGTGTGGAATCGATGGGGTGAAAGAATTTTTGAAACGGAAGATTTTAGGGAAGGATGGAACGGACAGTTAAGAAATAGCGGCTCCAATTCACCCCCCGGAGTGTATGCCTGGATTTTGGAATATATAAACCCCAGAGGAGAAATTAAAAATGAAAAAGGAAGTGTTACCTTAATTCGTTGA
- a CDS encoding nucleoside deaminase has translation MLTIYSDEYFMKQALREAETAKASGEIPVGAVVVCQKQIIARAFNQTETLKDVTAHAEILAITAASSYLGNKYLHDCTLYVTLEPCLMCASALAWSQIGKIVYGASDEKKGFMIYGKEILHPKTKLEFGVHHQECSDLINEFFMSKRKKA, from the coding sequence ATGCTTACTATATACTCCGATGAATATTTCATGAAACAAGCTCTCAGAGAAGCCGAAACTGCAAAAGCGTCGGGTGAAATTCCTGTCGGAGCTGTCGTCGTGTGCCAAAAACAAATTATTGCCAGAGCTTTTAACCAGACTGAAACTTTGAAAGATGTCACCGCTCATGCCGAAATTCTGGCCATTACAGCCGCTTCTTCCTATCTGGGAAATAAATACTTACATGATTGTACACTGTATGTGACACTTGAACCCTGTCTTATGTGTGCATCCGCATTAGCCTGGTCGCAAATCGGTAAGATAGTCTACGGAGCAAGTGATGAAAAAAAGGGATTCATGATTTATGGAAAAGAGATATTACATCCCAAAACAAAATTGGAATTTGGCGTACACCATCAGGAATGTTCAGATCTGATAAATGAGTTTTTTATGTCTAAAAGGAAAAAAGCTTAA
- the kdsA gene encoding 3-deoxy-8-phosphooctulonate synthase, with the protein MPNISKLMQNEKNLFFLIAGPCAIESEDMAMHIAEKIKIISEKLHIPFIFKGSYRKANRSSIHSFTGIGDEKALKILKKVSKYFELPVTTDIHTDEEAAMAAEYVDILQIPAFLCRQTSLIKAAAETGKIVNIKKGQFMSPESMSHAVHKVKECNNENVMLTERGNTFGYQDLIVDYRGIPVMRSFGVPVIMDCTHSLQQPNQASGITGGKPALIETIAKAAIAVGADGLFIETHPTPSEAKSDGANMLPLVQLESLLEKLTRIRYAIIQ; encoded by the coding sequence ATGCCAAACATCTCAAAGCTGATGCAAAATGAGAAGAATCTCTTTTTCCTTATTGCAGGACCATGTGCCATTGAATCTGAAGATATGGCAATGCATATTGCAGAAAAAATTAAAATAATATCGGAAAAACTTCATATTCCATTTATTTTTAAAGGGTCATACCGTAAAGCAAACAGGTCCAGTATTCATTCATTTACAGGCATCGGTGACGAAAAAGCACTAAAAATTCTAAAAAAAGTGTCCAAGTATTTTGAACTACCGGTCACTACAGATATTCATACTGATGAAGAAGCTGCAATGGCAGCTGAATATGTCGATATCCTTCAGATACCGGCATTTCTTTGCAGACAGACTTCTCTTATTAAGGCTGCTGCCGAAACCGGAAAAATTGTTAATATTAAAAAAGGACAGTTTATGAGTCCTGAATCTATGAGCCATGCTGTACATAAAGTAAAAGAGTGCAATAATGAAAATGTAATGCTCACAGAAAGAGGAAATACGTTTGGGTATCAGGATCTGATTGTGGATTATCGGGGCATTCCGGTTATGCGGTCATTTGGTGTACCCGTGATAATGGATTGTACCCACTCATTGCAACAACCCAATCAGGCATCCGGAATCACAGGTGGAAAACCTGCATTAATTGAAACAATAGCAAAAGCAGCAATAGCAGTTGGTGCTGATGGTCTTTTTATTGAAACCCACCCTACCCCATCAGAAGCAAAATCAGATGGAGCAAATATGTTGCCATTAGTTCAGTTGGAGTCATTGCTTGAAAAACTTACCCGAATCCGATACGCAATTATTCAGTAA